From Stigmatopora nigra isolate UIUO_SnigA chromosome 17, RoL_Snig_1.1, whole genome shotgun sequence, a single genomic window includes:
- the akna gene encoding uncharacterized protein akna isoform X4, with protein sequence MDENGIIGLIQERDDDTECIQVSPSPKSYTQEDVTTSGYEVQHMPPEESVYSLNGQLEDFDGLSTFADDVSTLNEQSHREDSTNETKLSKEGQKTERFSEREKFFEMAPGKKDRAEGERGFRIESPHHNKDEPEIISERHFFQSSMVVEADGDCKPQCPSYQMSSLPMYSPLGHFTSDVAASAPGLVGETIPDLSLTDSPPDSNSIFSCGSSPEHQQNQQLEEEPISPQPIMAKEQRGVHHEYPQSGLKQPNTYSFTQRFQHGQDTAVLNNTLKEDNIKRALQTRKCHPNHKVPDLSKVKPRVSFPKGDYQPPKSRWPSKNPPKSLSPETPVVLKSPADIVKDVLLNTTDGPHTPFDFHEKTLTGSPEANVPQEFRCQQETGILLDQLQEKHGLLLTKYAEAANTIDRLRLEPKVNLYSEQPKPAQVMPLQVQVEPSKFMQLDFPQAQKAQPSTLSPQPNEQSTPKRAPTGLSLSASISKSAEWQGSQKVANSLYAKADKFLQKLQHFEDLLNNKTPFHQVKSFAELGQVLRSLEKGYLSAKKKHKELQEQGAKPSQFDPNRELEEFIYQCGRHMDDLKEVVDRRAREVDSASPCLQAQQISPSDDSQSESRHTPMLVHPVETPQKEVQIVPLSSSNSKKRCAEQAMDVKDGSTVCLTPTTHIMRKEVRKSYSSSQSSLAEMSTSMKRSAKLQTGNGRVLSQDRVISPGTDSGFVGSEYSHHIWAAASCSFQQGASKCNVRPPEASPKKPQASRSSSRSRESPQPQRRTPIPAAEYFQQAMRRLYPEERKSKHWARSQTDSTRTDSESANTASEDAQSDQCEENHLCSSPNSSSSALRHHHGDTPKAARSSQVVTCNDPSRLLQAIKSIRPNGENNCHSVPNSTQGNCNDHRNSHPLSGSRKKWTIGGEAEQVVRRIARKRLTHRHQAQAETSTATEDEQFSRRILVSRSTQTSILVAESQNSHSVHVQHMKQNCVSCVTDNVGRKSSGPSGSPRVSHPNLSCETETAGGNQEPPHFASCRSHYCRHCGHSETKTANEQDCRSTSSPILSNGQPTVSLSKAPPQPAMCPTPLLLYLQPQSVHMCTNNTSSPPDLISSKKEERSQHLPCVVPQRCLDDSLLAAREMKDRSDKMVRSLNTALRSLERLSKSRSGFHSN encoded by the exons ATGGATGAAAATGGCATCATAGGATTGATTCAAGAACGTGATGATGATACCGAATGTATTCAAGTTTCCCCATCTCCCAAATCCTACACCCAAGAAGATGTTACTACAAGTGGCTATGAGGTGCAGCATATGCCTCCTGAGGAGAGCGTTTACTCCCTCAATGGACAACTGGAAGATTTTGATGGACTGTCAACTT TCGCTGATGACGTTAGTACTTTAAACGAACAAAGTCATCGTGAAGACTCCACAAATGAGACCAAGCTGTCAAAAGAAGGACAGAAAACAGAGCGCTTCTCTGAAAGGGAGAAATTCTTTGAAATGGCTCCCGGGAAGAAAGACAGAGCAGAAGGTGAACGGGGGTTCCGAATTGAATCACCCCACCATAACAAAGATGAGCCAGAGATCATCAGCGAGCGGCACTTTTTCCAGTCCTCAATGGTAGTAGAAGCTGATGGCGACTGCAAACCTCAATGTCCATCATACCAGATGTCCTCTCTCCCAATGTACTCTCCACTGGGCCACTTTACATCTGATGTAGCAGCATCTGCTCCAGGGTTAGTTGGGGAAACCATTCCAGATCTGAGTCTTACTGATAGTCCTCCAGACTCCAATAGCATCTTTAGCTGTGGTTCTAGTCCTGAGCACCAACAAAACCAACAACTGGAGGAAGAACCCATCTCTCCTCAACCAATAATGGCTAAGGAGCAAAGAGGAGTTCATCATGAGTATCCACAGTCTGGTCTTAAACAACCAAATACGTACTCATTTACACAAAGGTTTCAGCATGGCCAAGATACTGCAGTTTTGAATAATACACTAAAGGAGGACAATATCAAAAGAGCTCTTCAAACAAG AAAGTGCCATCCCAACCACAAAGTACCAGATTTATCCAAGGTAAAGCCTCGGGTCTCTTTCCCTAAAGGGGATTATCAACCGCCCAAGAGCAGATGGCCCTCCAAGAATCCTCCAAAGTCCTTGTCACCAGAGACCCCCGTTGTCTTAAAATCTCCAGCTGACATTGTGAAAGACGTTCTGCTCAACACAACCGACGGACCTCACACGCCATTTGATTTCCATGAAAAAACATTGACTGGCAGTCCTGAAGCCAACGTGCCGCAAGAGTTCCGATGTCAGCAAGAGACTGGCATTCTACTTGACCAACTTCAG GAGAAACACGGATTACTGCTGACTAAATATGCTGAGGCGGCGAACACAATTGACCGCCTACGCTTGGAACCCAAG GTTAACCTGTACTCGGAACAACCAAAGCCTGCTCAAGTGATGCCATTGCAAGTGCAAGTGGAGCCATCAAAATTCATGCAACTGGACTTTCCACAAGCTCAGAAAGCACAGCCGAGCACACTTTCTCCACAGCCGAATGAACAAAGCACacccaaaa GAGCTCCCACTGGACTAAGTCTGTCTGCCTCCATTTCAAAGAGCGCAGAGTGGCAAGGCAGTCAGAAGGTGGCAAATTCCCTTTACGCAAAAGCGGACAAGTTCCTCCAGAAG CTCCAACATTTTGAGGACTTGCTGAACAATAAAACACCTTTCCACCAGGTAAAG AGTTTTGCAGAACTTGGTCAAGTCCTGAGATCTTTAGAAAAGGGCTACCTGTCTGCAAAGAAGAAACACAAAGAACTTCAGGAACAAGGTGCAAAGCCCAGCCAATTTGACCCCAACCG AGAGCTCGAGGAGTTTATTTACCAGTGTGGGCGGCATATGGATGACCTCAAAGAGGTGGTGGATAGAAGAGCCCGTGAGGTTGATTCCGCTTCTCCTTGCCTCCAGGCACAACAAATTTCGCCATCTGATGATTCTCAGTCGGAG AGTCGACATACACCTATGTTGGTTCACCCAGTCGAAACACCCCAGAAGGAAGTCCAAATAGTTCCTTTGAGTTCCTCCAACTCGAAGAAAAGATGCGCCGAACAAGCCATGGATGTTAAGGA TGGTTCCACTGTCTGTCTCACCCCGACTACTCACATCATGCGGAAGGAGGTTCGAAAGTCGTACAGTAGCAGTCAAAGCAGCCTAGCAGAAATGAGTACATCGATGAAGAGAAGTGCCAAACTTCAAACTGGGAATGGGAGAGTGTTATCTCAG GACAGAGTTATTTCTCCAGGGACAGACAGTGGCTTTGTTGGTTCTGAGTATAGTCATCACATCTGGGCTGCCGCTTCTTGTTCCTTCCAACAGGGAGCATCAAAGTG TAATGTTAGGCCTCCAGAAGCGAGCCCCAAAAAGCCCCAAGCAAGCCGAAGTTCATCCCGATCTCGTGAATCCCCGCAACCGCAAAGGCGCACCCCAATACCGGCCGCTGAATATTTTCAGCAAGCCATGAGAAGATTATATCCGGAAGAGCGCAAGTCAAAGCATTGGGCGAGAAGTCAAACGGACTCAACAAGGACTGACAGTGAAAGTG CCAATACCGCGTCAGAAGACGCACAAAGTGACCAGTGTGAAGAAAACCACCTCTGTTCCTCCCCAAACTCATCTTCCTCTGCGCTGCGTCATCACCATGGCGACACTCCTAAAGCGGCGAGGTCCAGTCAAGTGGTGACTTGCAA TGATCCAAGTCGACTTCTACAGGCCATTAAGTCCATCCGTCCAAATGGGGAGAACAACTGTCATTCTGTGCCCAATTCCACTCAAGGCAATTGTAATGACCACCGAAATTCACATCCACTCAG TGGCAGCAGAAAGAAGTGGACAATTGGAGGTGAGGCTGAACAGGTGGTGAGACGCATTGCCAGGAAAAGATTGACACACAGACATCAAGCACAAGCTGAAACGT ccACCGCAACAGAGGATGAACAATTCTCCCGTCGAATTCTAGTGTCAAGGTCCACTCAAACTTCAATTCTGGTTGCCGAAAGCCAGAATTCACATAGTGTTCATGTCCAGCACATGA aGCAGAATTGTGTCTCCTGCGTGACGGATAATGTTGGCAGAAAAAGCAGCGGTCCTTCTGGTTCGCCACGTGTGTCACATCCCAATTTGTCTTGTGAAA CAGAAACAGCCGGTGGCAATCAAGAGCCCCCTCACTTTGCTTCCTGTCGTTCTCATTACTGCCGTCACTGTGGACATTCTGAGACCAAGACAGCTAATGAGCAAG ACTGCAGAAGCACAAGCTCCCCCATTCTCTCCAACGGCCAACCAACGGTGTCTCTAAGCAAAGCACCCCCACAGCCTGCCATGTGTCCTACACCATTGCT cctttatCTCCAACCTCAATCCGTCCACATGTGCACCAACAACACAAGCTCTCCTCCCGACCTCATTAGTAGCAAGAAAGAAGAAAGGTCGCAACATTTGCCCTGCGTTGTCCCACAACGCTGTCTGGACGACAGCCTCCTCGCCGCACGGGAAATGAAAGACAGGTCGGATAAAATGGTGCGCTCATTGAACACGGCCCTCCGCTCTCTTGAGCGGCTTTCCAAATCCCGCTCAGGTTTCCACTCCAACTGA
- the akna gene encoding uncharacterized protein akna isoform X1 yields METVKNTKAGVLSWTPAPVCISPASSETSEEWNGGEEQDQDFYSQMDENGIIGLIQERDDDTECIQVSPSPKSYTQEDVTTSGYEVQHMPPEESVYSLNGQLEDFDGLSTFADDVSTLNEQSHREDSTNETKLSKEGQKTERFSEREKFFEMAPGKKDRAEGERGFRIESPHHNKDEPEIISERHFFQSSMVVEADGDCKPQCPSYQMSSLPMYSPLGHFTSDVAASAPGLVGETIPDLSLTDSPPDSNSIFSCGSSPEHQQNQQLEEEPISPQPIMAKEQRGVHHEYPQSGLKQPNTYSFTQRFQHGQDTAVLNNTLKEDNIKRALQTRKCHPNHKVPDLSKVKPRVSFPKGDYQPPKSRWPSKNPPKSLSPETPVVLKSPADIVKDVLLNTTDGPHTPFDFHEKTLTGSPEANVPQEFRCQQETGILLDQLQEKHGLLLTKYAEAANTIDRLRLEPKVNLYSEQPKPAQVMPLQVQVEPSKFMQLDFPQAQKAQPSTLSPQPNEQSTPKRAPTGLSLSASISKSAEWQGSQKVANSLYAKADKFLQKLQHFEDLLNNKTPFHQVKSFAELGQVLRSLEKGYLSAKKKHKELQEQGAKPSQFDPNRELEEFIYQCGRHMDDLKEVVDRRAREVDSASPCLQAQQISPSDDSQSESRHTPMLVHPVETPQKEVQIVPLSSSNSKKRCAEQAMDVKDGSTVCLTPTTHIMRKEVRKSYSSSQSSLAEMSTSMKRSAKLQTGNGRVLSQDRVISPGTDSGFVGSEYSHHIWAAASCSFQQGASKCNVRPPEASPKKPQASRSSSRSRESPQPQRRTPIPAAEYFQQAMRRLYPEERKSKHWARSQTDSTRTDSESANTASEDAQSDQCEENHLCSSPNSSSSALRHHHGDTPKAARSSQVVTCNDPSRLLQAIKSIRPNGENNCHSVPNSTQGNCNDHRNSHPLSGSRKKWTIGGEAEQVVRRIARKRLTHRHQAQAETSTATEDEQFSRRILVSRSTQTSILVAESQNSHSVHVQHMKQNCVSCVTDNVGRKSSGPSGSPRVSHPNLSCETETAGGNQEPPHFASCRSHYCRHCGHSETKTANEQDCRSTSSPILSNGQPTVSLSKAPPQPAMCPTPLLLYLQPQSVHMCTNNTSSPPDLISSKKEERSQHLPCVVPQRCLDDSLLAAREMKDRSDKMVRSLNTALRSLERLSKSRSGFHSN; encoded by the exons ATGGAGACGGTAAAGAACACCAAGGCAGGAGTTCTATCTTGGACTCCGGCTCCAGTGTGCATCTCACCCGCCAGCTCGGAAACATCTGAAGAGTGGAATGGAGGCGAAGAGCAAGATCAGGACTTTTATAGCCAGATGGATGAAAATGGCATCATAGGATTGATTCAAGAACGTGATGATGATACCGAATGTATTCAAGTTTCCCCATCTCCCAAATCCTACACCCAAGAAGATGTTACTACAAGTGGCTATGAGGTGCAGCATATGCCTCCTGAGGAGAGCGTTTACTCCCTCAATGGACAACTGGAAGATTTTGATGGACTGTCAACTT TCGCTGATGACGTTAGTACTTTAAACGAACAAAGTCATCGTGAAGACTCCACAAATGAGACCAAGCTGTCAAAAGAAGGACAGAAAACAGAGCGCTTCTCTGAAAGGGAGAAATTCTTTGAAATGGCTCCCGGGAAGAAAGACAGAGCAGAAGGTGAACGGGGGTTCCGAATTGAATCACCCCACCATAACAAAGATGAGCCAGAGATCATCAGCGAGCGGCACTTTTTCCAGTCCTCAATGGTAGTAGAAGCTGATGGCGACTGCAAACCTCAATGTCCATCATACCAGATGTCCTCTCTCCCAATGTACTCTCCACTGGGCCACTTTACATCTGATGTAGCAGCATCTGCTCCAGGGTTAGTTGGGGAAACCATTCCAGATCTGAGTCTTACTGATAGTCCTCCAGACTCCAATAGCATCTTTAGCTGTGGTTCTAGTCCTGAGCACCAACAAAACCAACAACTGGAGGAAGAACCCATCTCTCCTCAACCAATAATGGCTAAGGAGCAAAGAGGAGTTCATCATGAGTATCCACAGTCTGGTCTTAAACAACCAAATACGTACTCATTTACACAAAGGTTTCAGCATGGCCAAGATACTGCAGTTTTGAATAATACACTAAAGGAGGACAATATCAAAAGAGCTCTTCAAACAAG AAAGTGCCATCCCAACCACAAAGTACCAGATTTATCCAAGGTAAAGCCTCGGGTCTCTTTCCCTAAAGGGGATTATCAACCGCCCAAGAGCAGATGGCCCTCCAAGAATCCTCCAAAGTCCTTGTCACCAGAGACCCCCGTTGTCTTAAAATCTCCAGCTGACATTGTGAAAGACGTTCTGCTCAACACAACCGACGGACCTCACACGCCATTTGATTTCCATGAAAAAACATTGACTGGCAGTCCTGAAGCCAACGTGCCGCAAGAGTTCCGATGTCAGCAAGAGACTGGCATTCTACTTGACCAACTTCAG GAGAAACACGGATTACTGCTGACTAAATATGCTGAGGCGGCGAACACAATTGACCGCCTACGCTTGGAACCCAAG GTTAACCTGTACTCGGAACAACCAAAGCCTGCTCAAGTGATGCCATTGCAAGTGCAAGTGGAGCCATCAAAATTCATGCAACTGGACTTTCCACAAGCTCAGAAAGCACAGCCGAGCACACTTTCTCCACAGCCGAATGAACAAAGCACacccaaaa GAGCTCCCACTGGACTAAGTCTGTCTGCCTCCATTTCAAAGAGCGCAGAGTGGCAAGGCAGTCAGAAGGTGGCAAATTCCCTTTACGCAAAAGCGGACAAGTTCCTCCAGAAG CTCCAACATTTTGAGGACTTGCTGAACAATAAAACACCTTTCCACCAGGTAAAG AGTTTTGCAGAACTTGGTCAAGTCCTGAGATCTTTAGAAAAGGGCTACCTGTCTGCAAAGAAGAAACACAAAGAACTTCAGGAACAAGGTGCAAAGCCCAGCCAATTTGACCCCAACCG AGAGCTCGAGGAGTTTATTTACCAGTGTGGGCGGCATATGGATGACCTCAAAGAGGTGGTGGATAGAAGAGCCCGTGAGGTTGATTCCGCTTCTCCTTGCCTCCAGGCACAACAAATTTCGCCATCTGATGATTCTCAGTCGGAG AGTCGACATACACCTATGTTGGTTCACCCAGTCGAAACACCCCAGAAGGAAGTCCAAATAGTTCCTTTGAGTTCCTCCAACTCGAAGAAAAGATGCGCCGAACAAGCCATGGATGTTAAGGA TGGTTCCACTGTCTGTCTCACCCCGACTACTCACATCATGCGGAAGGAGGTTCGAAAGTCGTACAGTAGCAGTCAAAGCAGCCTAGCAGAAATGAGTACATCGATGAAGAGAAGTGCCAAACTTCAAACTGGGAATGGGAGAGTGTTATCTCAG GACAGAGTTATTTCTCCAGGGACAGACAGTGGCTTTGTTGGTTCTGAGTATAGTCATCACATCTGGGCTGCCGCTTCTTGTTCCTTCCAACAGGGAGCATCAAAGTG TAATGTTAGGCCTCCAGAAGCGAGCCCCAAAAAGCCCCAAGCAAGCCGAAGTTCATCCCGATCTCGTGAATCCCCGCAACCGCAAAGGCGCACCCCAATACCGGCCGCTGAATATTTTCAGCAAGCCATGAGAAGATTATATCCGGAAGAGCGCAAGTCAAAGCATTGGGCGAGAAGTCAAACGGACTCAACAAGGACTGACAGTGAAAGTG CCAATACCGCGTCAGAAGACGCACAAAGTGACCAGTGTGAAGAAAACCACCTCTGTTCCTCCCCAAACTCATCTTCCTCTGCGCTGCGTCATCACCATGGCGACACTCCTAAAGCGGCGAGGTCCAGTCAAGTGGTGACTTGCAA TGATCCAAGTCGACTTCTACAGGCCATTAAGTCCATCCGTCCAAATGGGGAGAACAACTGTCATTCTGTGCCCAATTCCACTCAAGGCAATTGTAATGACCACCGAAATTCACATCCACTCAG TGGCAGCAGAAAGAAGTGGACAATTGGAGGTGAGGCTGAACAGGTGGTGAGACGCATTGCCAGGAAAAGATTGACACACAGACATCAAGCACAAGCTGAAACGT ccACCGCAACAGAGGATGAACAATTCTCCCGTCGAATTCTAGTGTCAAGGTCCACTCAAACTTCAATTCTGGTTGCCGAAAGCCAGAATTCACATAGTGTTCATGTCCAGCACATGA aGCAGAATTGTGTCTCCTGCGTGACGGATAATGTTGGCAGAAAAAGCAGCGGTCCTTCTGGTTCGCCACGTGTGTCACATCCCAATTTGTCTTGTGAAA CAGAAACAGCCGGTGGCAATCAAGAGCCCCCTCACTTTGCTTCCTGTCGTTCTCATTACTGCCGTCACTGTGGACATTCTGAGACCAAGACAGCTAATGAGCAAG ACTGCAGAAGCACAAGCTCCCCCATTCTCTCCAACGGCCAACCAACGGTGTCTCTAAGCAAAGCACCCCCACAGCCTGCCATGTGTCCTACACCATTGCT cctttatCTCCAACCTCAATCCGTCCACATGTGCACCAACAACACAAGCTCTCCTCCCGACCTCATTAGTAGCAAGAAAGAAGAAAGGTCGCAACATTTGCCCTGCGTTGTCCCACAACGCTGTCTGGACGACAGCCTCCTCGCCGCACGGGAAATGAAAGACAGGTCGGATAAAATGGTGCGCTCATTGAACACGGCCCTCCGCTCTCTTGAGCGGCTTTCCAAATCCCGCTCAGGTTTCCACTCCAACTGA
- the akna gene encoding uncharacterized protein akna isoform X3: protein METVKNTKAGVLSWTPAPVCISPASSETSEEWNGGEEQDQDFYSQMDENGIIGLIQERDDDTECIQVSPSPKSYTQEDVTTSGYEVQHMPPEESVYSLNGQLEDFDGLSTFADDVSTLNEQSHREDSTNETKLSKEGQKTERFSEREKFFEMAPGKKDRAEGERGFRIESPHHNKDEPEIISERHFFQSSMVVEADGDCKPQCPSYQMSSLPMYSPLGHFTSDVAASAPGLVGETIPDLSLTDSPPDSNSIFSCGSSPEHQQNQQLEEEPISPQPIMAKEQRGVHHEYPQSGLKQPNTYSFTQRFQHGQDTAVLNNTLKEDNIKRALQTRKCHPNHKVPDLSKVKPRVSFPKGDYQPPKSRWPSKNPPKSLSPETPVVLKSPADIVKDVLLNTTDGPHTPFDFHEKTLTGSPEANVPQEFRCQQETGILLDQLQEKHGLLLTKYAEAANTIDRLRLEPKVNLYSEQPKPAQVMPLQVQVEPSKFMQLDFPQAQKAQPSTLSPQPNEQSTPKRAPTGLSLSASISKSAEWQGSQKVANSLYAKADKFLQKLQHFEDLLNNKTPFHQSFAELGQVLRSLEKGYLSAKKKHKELQEQGAKPSQFDPNRELEEFIYQCGRHMDDLKEVVDRRAREVDSASPCLQAQQISPSDDSQSESRHTPMLVHPVETPQKEVQIVPLSSSNSKKRCAEQAMDVKDGSTVCLTPTTHIMRKEVRKSYSSSQSSLAEMSTSMKRSAKLQTGNGRVLSQDRVISPGTDSGFVGSEYSHHIWAAASCSFQQGASKCNVRPPEASPKKPQASRSSSRSRESPQPQRRTPIPAAEYFQQAMRRLYPEERKSKHWARSQTDSTRTDSESANTASEDAQSDQCEENHLCSSPNSSSSALRHHHGDTPKAARSSQVVTCNDPSRLLQAIKSIRPNGENNCHSVPNSTQGNCNDHRNSHPLSGSRKKWTIGGEAEQVVRRIARKRLTHRHQAQAETSTATEDEQFSRRILVSRSTQTSILVAESQNSHSVHVQHMKQNCVSCVTDNVGRKSSGPSGSPRVSHPNLSCETETAGGNQEPPHFASCRSHYCRHCGHSETKTANEQDCRSTSSPILSNGQPTVSLSKAPPQPAMCPTPLLLYLQPQSVHMCTNNTSSPPDLISSKKEERSQHLPCVVPQRCLDDSLLAAREMKDRSDKMVRSLNTALRSLERLSKSRSGFHSN from the exons ATGGAGACGGTAAAGAACACCAAGGCAGGAGTTCTATCTTGGACTCCGGCTCCAGTGTGCATCTCACCCGCCAGCTCGGAAACATCTGAAGAGTGGAATGGAGGCGAAGAGCAAGATCAGGACTTTTATAGCCAGATGGATGAAAATGGCATCATAGGATTGATTCAAGAACGTGATGATGATACCGAATGTATTCAAGTTTCCCCATCTCCCAAATCCTACACCCAAGAAGATGTTACTACAAGTGGCTATGAGGTGCAGCATATGCCTCCTGAGGAGAGCGTTTACTCCCTCAATGGACAACTGGAAGATTTTGATGGACTGTCAACTT TCGCTGATGACGTTAGTACTTTAAACGAACAAAGTCATCGTGAAGACTCCACAAATGAGACCAAGCTGTCAAAAGAAGGACAGAAAACAGAGCGCTTCTCTGAAAGGGAGAAATTCTTTGAAATGGCTCCCGGGAAGAAAGACAGAGCAGAAGGTGAACGGGGGTTCCGAATTGAATCACCCCACCATAACAAAGATGAGCCAGAGATCATCAGCGAGCGGCACTTTTTCCAGTCCTCAATGGTAGTAGAAGCTGATGGCGACTGCAAACCTCAATGTCCATCATACCAGATGTCCTCTCTCCCAATGTACTCTCCACTGGGCCACTTTACATCTGATGTAGCAGCATCTGCTCCAGGGTTAGTTGGGGAAACCATTCCAGATCTGAGTCTTACTGATAGTCCTCCAGACTCCAATAGCATCTTTAGCTGTGGTTCTAGTCCTGAGCACCAACAAAACCAACAACTGGAGGAAGAACCCATCTCTCCTCAACCAATAATGGCTAAGGAGCAAAGAGGAGTTCATCATGAGTATCCACAGTCTGGTCTTAAACAACCAAATACGTACTCATTTACACAAAGGTTTCAGCATGGCCAAGATACTGCAGTTTTGAATAATACACTAAAGGAGGACAATATCAAAAGAGCTCTTCAAACAAG AAAGTGCCATCCCAACCACAAAGTACCAGATTTATCCAAGGTAAAGCCTCGGGTCTCTTTCCCTAAAGGGGATTATCAACCGCCCAAGAGCAGATGGCCCTCCAAGAATCCTCCAAAGTCCTTGTCACCAGAGACCCCCGTTGTCTTAAAATCTCCAGCTGACATTGTGAAAGACGTTCTGCTCAACACAACCGACGGACCTCACACGCCATTTGATTTCCATGAAAAAACATTGACTGGCAGTCCTGAAGCCAACGTGCCGCAAGAGTTCCGATGTCAGCAAGAGACTGGCATTCTACTTGACCAACTTCAG GAGAAACACGGATTACTGCTGACTAAATATGCTGAGGCGGCGAACACAATTGACCGCCTACGCTTGGAACCCAAG GTTAACCTGTACTCGGAACAACCAAAGCCTGCTCAAGTGATGCCATTGCAAGTGCAAGTGGAGCCATCAAAATTCATGCAACTGGACTTTCCACAAGCTCAGAAAGCACAGCCGAGCACACTTTCTCCACAGCCGAATGAACAAAGCACacccaaaa GAGCTCCCACTGGACTAAGTCTGTCTGCCTCCATTTCAAAGAGCGCAGAGTGGCAAGGCAGTCAGAAGGTGGCAAATTCCCTTTACGCAAAAGCGGACAAGTTCCTCCAGAAG CTCCAACATTTTGAGGACTTGCTGAACAATAAAACACCTTTCCACCAG AGTTTTGCAGAACTTGGTCAAGTCCTGAGATCTTTAGAAAAGGGCTACCTGTCTGCAAAGAAGAAACACAAAGAACTTCAGGAACAAGGTGCAAAGCCCAGCCAATTTGACCCCAACCG AGAGCTCGAGGAGTTTATTTACCAGTGTGGGCGGCATATGGATGACCTCAAAGAGGTGGTGGATAGAAGAGCCCGTGAGGTTGATTCCGCTTCTCCTTGCCTCCAGGCACAACAAATTTCGCCATCTGATGATTCTCAGTCGGAG AGTCGACATACACCTATGTTGGTTCACCCAGTCGAAACACCCCAGAAGGAAGTCCAAATAGTTCCTTTGAGTTCCTCCAACTCGAAGAAAAGATGCGCCGAACAAGCCATGGATGTTAAGGA TGGTTCCACTGTCTGTCTCACCCCGACTACTCACATCATGCGGAAGGAGGTTCGAAAGTCGTACAGTAGCAGTCAAAGCAGCCTAGCAGAAATGAGTACATCGATGAAGAGAAGTGCCAAACTTCAAACTGGGAATGGGAGAGTGTTATCTCAG GACAGAGTTATTTCTCCAGGGACAGACAGTGGCTTTGTTGGTTCTGAGTATAGTCATCACATCTGGGCTGCCGCTTCTTGTTCCTTCCAACAGGGAGCATCAAAGTG TAATGTTAGGCCTCCAGAAGCGAGCCCCAAAAAGCCCCAAGCAAGCCGAAGTTCATCCCGATCTCGTGAATCCCCGCAACCGCAAAGGCGCACCCCAATACCGGCCGCTGAATATTTTCAGCAAGCCATGAGAAGATTATATCCGGAAGAGCGCAAGTCAAAGCATTGGGCGAGAAGTCAAACGGACTCAACAAGGACTGACAGTGAAAGTG CCAATACCGCGTCAGAAGACGCACAAAGTGACCAGTGTGAAGAAAACCACCTCTGTTCCTCCCCAAACTCATCTTCCTCTGCGCTGCGTCATCACCATGGCGACACTCCTAAAGCGGCGAGGTCCAGTCAAGTGGTGACTTGCAA TGATCCAAGTCGACTTCTACAGGCCATTAAGTCCATCCGTCCAAATGGGGAGAACAACTGTCATTCTGTGCCCAATTCCACTCAAGGCAATTGTAATGACCACCGAAATTCACATCCACTCAG TGGCAGCAGAAAGAAGTGGACAATTGGAGGTGAGGCTGAACAGGTGGTGAGACGCATTGCCAGGAAAAGATTGACACACAGACATCAAGCACAAGCTGAAACGT ccACCGCAACAGAGGATGAACAATTCTCCCGTCGAATTCTAGTGTCAAGGTCCACTCAAACTTCAATTCTGGTTGCCGAAAGCCAGAATTCACATAGTGTTCATGTCCAGCACATGA aGCAGAATTGTGTCTCCTGCGTGACGGATAATGTTGGCAGAAAAAGCAGCGGTCCTTCTGGTTCGCCACGTGTGTCACATCCCAATTTGTCTTGTGAAA CAGAAACAGCCGGTGGCAATCAAGAGCCCCCTCACTTTGCTTCCTGTCGTTCTCATTACTGCCGTCACTGTGGACATTCTGAGACCAAGACAGCTAATGAGCAAG ACTGCAGAAGCACAAGCTCCCCCATTCTCTCCAACGGCCAACCAACGGTGTCTCTAAGCAAAGCACCCCCACAGCCTGCCATGTGTCCTACACCATTGCT cctttatCTCCAACCTCAATCCGTCCACATGTGCACCAACAACACAAGCTCTCCTCCCGACCTCATTAGTAGCAAGAAAGAAGAAAGGTCGCAACATTTGCCCTGCGTTGTCCCACAACGCTGTCTGGACGACAGCCTCCTCGCCGCACGGGAAATGAAAGACAGGTCGGATAAAATGGTGCGCTCATTGAACACGGCCCTCCGCTCTCTTGAGCGGCTTTCCAAATCCCGCTCAGGTTTCCACTCCAACTGA